Below is a window of Fulvitalea axinellae DNA.
TCTCAAAACAATCCTACAAACCATATCAATCTCTACTTCCGTCAACTGATAGTATAAAGGAAGACACAAAATCCGTCGTGAAATATCCTCTGCCACTGGCATCGGTTCCGAAGTGACGTATTCCAAACTTGAAAGGGTTGGATAAAAATATCGACGAGCAAATATTCGATTCATCTCCAACGTTTCAAATGCCTTCAAACAGGCCTCTTCTGTCTCGAACACCACGGGATAATAAGCGTAATTGAATTCTGTCCCAACCGCAACCACTGGTTTTTGTAATTTCAATTTATCCAGCCAGCGGTTATAATGCTTCGTATCTCGTTTTCGCTTAGCCAGAATATCATCGGCGTATTTCAGATTACACAAGCCCATAGCCGCATGAAATTCAGAATTCTTACCGTTAATACCCATGCCGTCGAAAGATTCCGGGCCATTGTGTCCGAAATTACGCATATAAGCCAAACGCTTCAAAACCTCGGGGTCTTGGCTCACCACCCCCCCACCTTCCACAGAGTGAAATAGTTTGGTGGCATGAAAGCTGATGGTGCTTATATCACCGAATTTCAAGACTGATTCACCTTGATATCTAGTTCCGAAACAATGAGCGGCGTCGTAAATCACCTTGAGCCTATGCTTATCGGCAATACGTTGGATAGCCTCAATATCACAAGGATTGCCATATACGTGCGTTGCTAATATCGCTTCGGTCTCTTCCGTAATTGCCACTTCTATTTTGGCGGGGTCAATATTGAAGCTCTCCGGATCAATATCTACGAACACTGGTGTACAGCCCTCCCAAACGATGGAAGAGGTAGTGGCCACATAAGAAAAGGGCGTGGTGATAATCTCCTTGCTCAGTCCTAAGGCCTTGATTGCCAACTGCAGAGCTATCGTTCCGTTGCTAACGAAGAGGAAATGTTTCAGCCCTAAATATTCTTTCAAACCTAGCTCCATCTCGTTGACCAAGGGACCGTTGTTAGTCAGCCAGTTACGCAACCAGATATCCGAAACCATAGCTTCATACTCTTCCTTTGGTGGCTGAAAAGGTACCGTTACCTGTATCATTATTATCCTGTAAAATAGAATTAAAAACACACTCACACTCGGGTTTCCCCACCCAGGTAAGGAGACAACACCGGAACGAAACGCCCCAACTGTGTCCGCAAGAGCCTCTCGCCTTCTAGACGAAGAGCGAAAGCACCCGCTTCATATACGATGAGATAAGCCAAACCGATACCTACCAAACGCATCGCTCGGTCCAAAGCATCTATGGTAGGCCAATATTCTGCCAGCCAACGCAAAGGGGGCACTGTCGCCAATGAGAGCAACAAATAAGGCAGGGGCAAACGCAATAAATATTGAAAACACTGCCCCATTTCCCTAGAGGCAAACCAAGTGTTCCAACAAACTGCATTCAATCCGACCAGCACTAAGCCGTAGAGGTAACCTTCCAAGCCGAAATAAAAACCGACTAGCAGATTGATTCCCATTACGACTTTTTTGATTACCTCCAAGCGCAAGAAGTCTCTAGAATTCCCGCGACCCGACAATACATTGACCAAGAGAGCACTAAAAGGATAAACAAAACCGCTCAAAACCAAGATCCGAAAGATGGGCACCGAAGGCATCCACTTTTCCGTAAACAAGAGCACTATCAAATCCTCACTGACTAAATACACGCCACCCAAAAGCAAAAACACCACATAAGCGAGCATATGATAACTACGGAACACCACCTGCCGGAATTGTCGGAGGTCGTTTTGCAGTTTACTCAGGACCGGGAAAAGCACTGACATCAAACTACCCGAAGAATACTGCACCACCATTCCGTCAAGCCCTTTGGCCCGTTGAAAATAGCCCAATATCCCTGGCGAAAATATCTTTCCGATGATCATCACATCCAGCCTCGTAAAAAACGCATCGAGCAATCCCGAAAGAAACATCCGGAAGCCAAAACCCCAAAGCTGGCGCAAAGCCTTGAAAGAAAACAGGATTTTCGGCGTCCACTGGCTGAAAAACCAAATCAAAAGCACCCGAAGCAAAGCGCCCGACAGGTTCTGCGTTACCAAAGCCCAAACGCCGTAACCCTCGAAGGCCAAAAACACACCGAGAGCCCCGCTTAACGTACCGGCGATTACGCCAGCCTTTACTATGGCGTTGTAACGCAATTCACGTCGCAAGTGTGTAGCTTGTACCGCCCCGAAAGCGTTCAGCAAAAAAGCGAAAGCCATAACCTGCGTGATCGCCTTCAAGGCTGGACGTTCGTAAAAGCCCGCCACATAATCAGCGCTGAAAAACAAGGTCCCGGTAAGCAACAAGCCCAACGTGAGGTTGAAAAAGAAAACCGAGGAATAGTGCACCGGTAACACACGCTTGCGTTGCACCAAAGCGCCCCCCAGCCCCACGTCCATAAACACACCCGACAGCCCGACCACCACGTTAACCATGGCCAACAGCCCGAACTCTTCAGGCTCCAATAGCCTGGCCAAGAAAATGGAAATCACGAAGCCAACACCTTGGTTAGCTAACTTACCACCAAAGTCCCACACAAAGGCTTTTAAGCCTTTTTTTTTTAATTCACTCAACGTTGCTTTGCATCTATATTAATACTCATTTCCCCCACAAGTAAGGCTTTTTTTCTCTGGCTCCTTCGTCTTCCTGATGCCTAATCCGTAATGATAATCGGACTGTTGAGCCTACATTAATCAATCTGGGTCATCCTCTTATTAGTGGAGAGAGGAAAATTCCCCTGAACTAAAACCGATATTTCCCTAAAATTTCACATAAACCCACACTCGTATGTTTGTTTTGGCAAGGCGATTGTATTTGGATTAACGCTTCCGAAAATCGGAAGAATTTATCCCATTAACGATAAACTTGAAAAAGCTATGTTGACAAAACAAGTCACAAGCCATCAGTTCATCACTCCGTCGCGCTACCCGCTTTTGGCAAAGGACATGCAGACTTGCCAAGCCATAGCCGATTTTGTCACTTCCCTTATTATGCAACATTCGCTTAAAGCGCTAAAGTCGCATATCACGGAGGACAACAAAGAGCAGTCGGCCGAAAAAGCGAATAAGCAAGTAAAGGAGCTGACCCGGCTGATTTCCAATTTGGAAAACAATATCGTGAACGAAACGGACCCTCAAGAAATCGACGATCTGGAAGTCAAGCTCGATATGGCCAAGGCGCAACTCAGAGCCTTAAAGAAAAAGCTGACGAAGGGGGATTCCCTAAACGGTATCCAAGCCTGCTACGAAGACCTAAAACAGGCCAACAACGACAACTCCAGCGAAATTATGCGCGCGGCGTTTATCGATTACCTTAACGATTATGTTGTTCCCGGCAACTTGGGCGAAGGCACGGTGACGTTCGAAGGTATCGAATACGTGGCCGAGGCCGTAACCGACTAAATTTCACATCCATCAATTAAAAGTCCGTCGTTATCGGCGGGCTTTTTTTTGACCTTTCCGCAAACATCTTCCTTTCCCTAGCCTTTTACTTATCGAATCACAAAGGCTTTTTTCTCCCTATGGGCTTAAAACTGTTTCGGCAATTCAGTTTGCGTGAGCGGCAAATCATAGAATGGATGCTCTCAGAAGACCGGAGCCTCCGGACCATCGCCCGCTTGCTTCAGCGTTCCCCTTCCAGTGTCAGCCGTGAAATCCGGCGCAACACTGCAGGACAACTATACAGGGCCTCTTATGCCCAGTCAATAGCCACGGCCCGTAAAAGGATTATGTCGCTGGGCGGTAGACACAAATTCCCGAAGTTCCGGTTTCGTCTTTTTCCCTACCGGCACACCCTAAGCCACGCGCTTATTTGCTGGTGTTCGGACCTGGAAGATTATATCAGAATCAACCAGAATGCACCAAAATATCTATGCGGAACATTCTTTAGGCACCCGTCCCTCTATCCCATTTTCAAAAAGCCATATCATTACAGCGGACTCATCACCCTAGGCAAGCTTCTATTGGCTCACAGGCAACGTAAGCGAAAACCCGACAGAAACGGGCAACCTCTTATGAGAGTTAGCTACCGCAATCCTGAGGCAAGACCTGATAAAGCATCCTTCCATGTAATGGCAAGGGAGGTCGCTTAATGTCAATTTTTTAATAACAGCCCTATCGCTTATTCAATAGTCCAGCATCTTCGCTTGTTTCCTTTATTTTTTTGGCTAAAAACCAACAAGAAAGCCTTATCATCTTAAATTCCTGATATTTGAAGCCCCCTTTTTTTGATCCACCAGTTCTCTTCCTCCAAAATCCGGATATGTTGCGGTTGCTCACGTACCGAAGGATCATAGCTCCTATAGGCTCGGCGACAAACACTTTACCTTGACGGCAAATCCTTAGACAGGTGATAAAACAGCGAAATCATTACATCCGCCAAACACCCTCAGCCCTAAACCGTTCTAAGACCTACGCTATTACCCCGATTTGGCCTATAATTTGCGCAATTGGATATTCACACCCTTTACTCTGTACTCTTTACCATTTACTCTCCATAAAAGCCCAATGTATGGAAGAAGAATTCGAAGACGACGAAAACAAAGGCAAAAGCTACAGTATAGATCTGGACAAACTGTTGCCTCCCGACAAATACCACCTGATCGCGGAGAACATCGAGGAATGCCAGCAGTTCGCCGACGATATGGCCAAAAACCTTAAAGAAGCCGAGGGTAAAGATATGCGCACCGTCCATTTGGAGCACGAGCTGGACTTGATTGAAGCCAGAATTCACCGTGAGCTGGAATCCATGCGCGGTGGCGTGAACGAAGTCCGTGACCTTCTGGGCAACCAAAACGACGAAAAGAAGGACCAAGAACCCAGCTCTATATGGGAAGACGAGCACTATATGGAACTCTACGACGAGTTGGAAAAGGTTTATACCCAAGAAGTCCTCGACCAATTCAAAAACGAAAAGGAAGAGGGATTCTTTATATTCCGCCGCCATATATGCTGGAAAACCCATTTGGTCAGCATCAAGGCGCAAAGGGCCGTCACTGTCCGGTATCTTGAGGAACATGTGGTTCCCGGCAATATCGGCGAGGGTGTGGTTACCTTTGAGGGGCAGACTTATATTGCTGGAAAACCGGACTGATCCAAATGTTTCCATCTGGGGTGTGTCCATCCGCATGTTCCCGGGACGATGTCCCGGGCTAACCAATGTAAGGCTTTCAGCCTATTGAATATCGTATATTATCGATGGCTCAATCTATTTCTAGGCAATATATCCACCTTGTGTTTTCTACCTGGAAACGGGCAGAAATGATTGATCCCTTGTGGGAACGGGAATTACATAACTATATGGGCGCAATTTTGCACGAGTATCAGTCGCACGCAATCGCCATAAACTCAGTCCCTGATCACATTCATATTCTTTTTTTGCTCTCAAAAAACCATGCCTTGGCCAGCGTCGTCCAGAAACTGAAACAAAACAGTTCTATATGGATTGGCAAATCCAAAGGATTGCACGGATTCAAATGGCAAAAAGGTTACGGAGCATTTTCAGTAAGCCAATCAAAGCTGGAAACCGTAAAAAGGTACATCCACCGCCAAAAAGAACATCACAACAAAGTGTCGCTAGAAGCAGAAATAAGCAAGTTATGCCTAGCCTACCAAGCCCCGAATTTTAACCCGGACTATTATTGGCGAGACGATCAACCCAAACTAGGCTGAAAGCCTTGCATTCATCAGCCCGGGACGATATCCCGGGAACATGCAAATGGACCGCCCTTGACGGGAACACGCAGACGGACAAACACAGACTACAACCTCCCGTCAACAGCCCTCTTAGGCAAAATATTCTTCACATCATAAATCACCCCTTCAGGCGAACAAAGATCACGGATATCCATATCAAGGAATTCCTTATGCGCTACGGCCAAAACCACAGCGTCGTACTTTTCACCGTTAAGCTCCGGCAACAAATCAAGACCGTACTCATACCTCACCTCGTCAGCCTCGGCCCATGGATCATACACCGACACATCAGCGCCATAATCCTTCAACTCGTTGATCACGTCTATGGCCTTGGTATTACGGATATCAGGACAATTTTCCTTAAACGTAATCCCGAGTGTCAATACCTTGGCCCCTTTGACCGCAGTACCTTTATCAATCATCAACTTTACAGTCTGGCTGGCCACATAAGCCCCCATACCGTCGTTGAGACGACGTCCCGCCAAAATAATTTCAGGATGATAACCTGTCTCCTGCGCCTTTTGGGCCAGATAGTACGGATCAACTCCTATACAGTGTCCGCCTACCAACCCGGGACGGAAAGGCAAGAAATTCCACTTCGTTCCCGCCGCTTCCAAAACATCCGCCGTATCGATATCCATACGGTTAAAGATCTTGGCCAGTTCGTTGACAAAAGCGATATTAATATCCCGTTGCGAGTTCTCGATCACTTTCGAGGCCTCCGCCACTTTAATATTCGGAGCCAAGTGTGTACCCGCTACTATCACGCTCCGGTAGATCTCATCAACCACTTTCCCTATCTCGGGCGTCGATCCCGCCGTTACTTTTTTGATCTTAGTTACGGTATGCTCTTTATCACCCGGATTGATTCGCTCAGGAGAATATCCGCAATAGAAACCCTCGTTGTATTTCATTCCCGAGAATCTTTCCAGTACCGGAACACATTCATCCTCCGTCACACCCGGATATACCGTAGACTCATAAATTACGATATCCCCTTCCCTCAATACCTTGCCCACCGTTTCGCTAGCTTTGTACAAAGGAGTCAGATCAGGGCGGTTATTTCTGTCCACCGGCGTCGGAACCGTAATTATATAGACATTGGCTTCCGCCAGCATTGCCGTATCGGCAGTAAAGGCTATCCCGAAATCGTTGTCTGACTCATCATCAGCCTGCGGAATATTTCCGCCCACGGCTTCCATAGCGAGTCCATCAGCCCCTTCAAGCTCCAACGCCTTTACAGCGTCAAAAGCTACACTGAAATTTTCACCGGACTCTTTGATTACTTGTCGCAGGTACTCGTCCGACACTTCCAAAGTATGGTCGTGCCCGTCGTTTAGCTCCCGCACACGGGTTTCGTTGATATCAAAACCTATAGTCGGGTATTTTCTTCCGAACTCTACCGCAAGTGGCAGACCGACATAACCCAAACCGATTACGGCAATTTTATGCTTACTCATTTTCTTTGTACAAAAAATATCTGAGGAATATGTTAGTCTTTTGTTGTCCCCACAGCCTTAGCCAAATACCAATCCACCGTCTTCACTATCCCAGTCTCAAAGTTCTCGTCAGCCTTCCAGCCCAGTTCAGTCTCTATTTTGGTGGCGTCGATTGCGTAACGGCGATCATGTCCGGGACGGTCAGTTACGAAACGGATCAACGATTCGTGCTTTTGGCCGTCAGGCATCGGACGTTTTTCGTCCAGAATCTCGCAGATGGTCCGTACGATATAGATATTCTCCCGCTCGTTACGTCCCCCTATATTGTATGTCTCGCCGGAACGGCCGGTATGGTAAGCCAAATCAATCCCTTTGCAATGGTCCAACACATAGAGCCAATCACGCACGTTTTTTCCGTCGCCGTATACGGGAATTTGTTCGCCGGCCAAGCATTTACGGATAATCGTCGGGATCAGTTTTTCGTCGTGTTGTTTCGGTCCGTAGTTGTTTGAGCAGTTTGACGTCACCACATCCATTCCGTAGGTATGATGATAGGCCCTTACGAGCATATCGCTCGAAGCTTTGGAAGCGCTGTACGGACTGTTTGGGGCGTAAGGAGTCGTTTCGGTAAACAGCCCCTCTTTTCCCAACGTCCCATATACCTCATCAGTGGATACATGATGAAAACGGCAAGACTCA
It encodes the following:
- a CDS encoding DegT/DnrJ/EryC1/StrS family aminotransferase, with the translated sequence MIQVTVPFQPPKEEYEAMVSDIWLRNWLTNNGPLVNEMELGLKEYLGLKHFLFVSNGTIALQLAIKALGLSKEIITTPFSYVATTSSIVWEGCTPVFVDIDPESFNIDPAKIEVAITEETEAILATHVYGNPCDIEAIQRIADKHRLKVIYDAAHCFGTRYQGESVLKFGDISTISFHATKLFHSVEGGGVVSQDPEVLKRLAYMRNFGHNGPESFDGMGINGKNSEFHAAMGLCNLKYADDILAKRKRDTKHYNRWLDKLKLQKPVVAVGTEFNYAYYPVVFETEEACLKAFETLEMNRIFARRYFYPTLSSLEYVTSEPMPVAEDISRRILCLPLYYQLTEVEIDMVCRIVLRSQYY
- a CDS encoding lipopolysaccharide biosynthesis protein, which produces MSELKKKGLKAFVWDFGGKLANQGVGFVISIFLARLLEPEEFGLLAMVNVVVGLSGVFMDVGLGGALVQRKRVLPVHYSSVFFFNLTLGLLLTGTLFFSADYVAGFYERPALKAITQVMAFAFLLNAFGAVQATHLRRELRYNAIVKAGVIAGTLSGALGVFLAFEGYGVWALVTQNLSGALLRVLLIWFFSQWTPKILFSFKALRQLWGFGFRMFLSGLLDAFFTRLDVMIIGKIFSPGILGYFQRAKGLDGMVVQYSSGSLMSVLFPVLSKLQNDLRQFRQVVFRSYHMLAYVVFLLLGGVYLVSEDLIVLLFTEKWMPSVPIFRILVLSGFVYPFSALLVNVLSGRGNSRDFLRLEVIKKVVMGINLLVGFYFGLEGYLYGLVLVGLNAVCWNTWFASREMGQCFQYLLRLPLPYLLLSLATVPPLRWLAEYWPTIDALDRAMRLVGIGLAYLIVYEAGAFALRLEGERLLRTQLGRFVPVLSPYLGGETRV
- a CDS encoding helix-turn-helix domain-containing protein, which produces MGLKLFRQFSLRERQIIEWMLSEDRSLRTIARLLQRSPSSVSREIRRNTAGQLYRASYAQSIATARKRIMSLGGRHKFPKFRFRLFPYRHTLSHALICWCSDLEDYIRINQNAPKYLCGTFFRHPSLYPIFKKPYHYSGLITLGKLLLAHRQRKRKPDRNGQPLMRVSYRNPEARPDKASFHVMAREVA
- the tnpA gene encoding IS200/IS605 family transposase, with translation MAQSISRQYIHLVFSTWKRAEMIDPLWERELHNYMGAILHEYQSHAIAINSVPDHIHILFLLSKNHALASVVQKLKQNSSIWIGKSKGLHGFKWQKGYGAFSVSQSKLETVKRYIHRQKEHHNKVSLEAEISKLCLAYQAPNFNPDYYWRDDQPKLG
- a CDS encoding nucleotide sugar dehydrogenase; amino-acid sequence: MSKHKIAVIGLGYVGLPLAVEFGRKYPTIGFDINETRVRELNDGHDHTLEVSDEYLRQVIKESGENFSVAFDAVKALELEGADGLAMEAVGGNIPQADDESDNDFGIAFTADTAMLAEANVYIITVPTPVDRNNRPDLTPLYKASETVGKVLREGDIVIYESTVYPGVTEDECVPVLERFSGMKYNEGFYCGYSPERINPGDKEHTVTKIKKVTAGSTPEIGKVVDEIYRSVIVAGTHLAPNIKVAEASKVIENSQRDINIAFVNELAKIFNRMDIDTADVLEAAGTKWNFLPFRPGLVGGHCIGVDPYYLAQKAQETGYHPEIILAGRRLNDGMGAYVASQTVKLMIDKGTAVKGAKVLTLGITFKENCPDIRNTKAIDVINELKDYGADVSVYDPWAEADEVRYEYGLDLLPELNGEKYDAVVLAVAHKEFLDMDIRDLCSPEGVIYDVKNILPKRAVDGRL
- the rfbB gene encoding dTDP-glucose 4,6-dehydratase produces the protein MKSILITGGAGFIGANFVPYFLEKYSEYKIVNLDLLTYAGDLANLKEIEGEARYEFIQGDIADRGVVETIFERFDIRGVIHFAAESHVDNSISGPEAFVRTNVNGTFTLLDVARSHWMNGPFRYKEGYESCRFHHVSTDEVYGTLGKEGLFTETTPYAPNSPYSASKASSDMLVRAYHHTYGMDVVTSNCSNNYGPKQHDEKLIPTIIRKCLAGEQIPVYGDGKNVRDWLYVLDHCKGIDLAYHTGRSGETYNIGGRNERENIYIVRTICEILDEKRPMPDGQKHESLIRFVTDRPGHDRRYAIDATKIETELGWKADENFETGIVKTVDWYLAKAVGTTKD